One genomic region from Leptospira tipperaryensis encodes:
- the cueR gene encoding Cu(I)-responsive transcriptional regulator, translated as MNIGEVSIQSGVTAKQIRHYETIGLIPKARRGESGYRMYSSDDVHILQFVKRARSMGFALKEIKKLVGLWRNQSRASSDVKVLALSHLKTLETKITEMQEMADTLKDLAAHCHGDHRPHCPILKSLSNEKI; from the coding sequence ATGAATATCGGGGAAGTTTCCATACAATCCGGAGTTACGGCCAAACAAATTCGACACTATGAAACAATCGGTCTGATTCCGAAAGCAAGAAGAGGAGAATCCGGTTATAGAATGTATTCTTCCGATGACGTTCACATCCTCCAGTTTGTAAAGAGGGCTCGAAGTATGGGTTTTGCTCTTAAAGAGATCAAGAAGTTAGTCGGTCTTTGGAGAAATCAGAGTAGAGCAAGTTCGGATGTTAAGGTTTTGGCTCTTTCTCATTTAAAAACTCTGGAAACAAAGATTACCGAGATGCAGGAAATGGCGGATACTCTGAAGGATTTAGCGGCGCATTGTCACGGAGATCATAGGCCTCATTGCCCGATTCTAAAATCGCTTTCGAATGAGAAGATCTGA